One Aegilops tauschii subsp. strangulata cultivar AL8/78 chromosome 7, Aet v6.0, whole genome shotgun sequence genomic window carries:
- the LOC109771083 gene encoding nudix hydrolase 19, chloroplastic, producing MDTCIASFPATSNPTQQPPPARQSATNQPGLPPAHRAPLAMSIHLRAHAFAANPLRGLAGTRSSAAVSPSAAAEALRALLDGADAAAHSHLSRVLPFRRGRPLARSPDPPAPSSSSSPPSPAPPPAWRLAWLPPSRVPGVPSDVFVFLGSHGGEEAAAYWAVDVSEVEGARFGGAGEGSAFVDLRTLMVAADWRDKDAMGELAIAGHARALLEWHNTAKFCGACGAKAVPTEAGTRKQCSNESCKKRIYPRVDPVVIMLVIDKENDRALLSRQSRFVPRMWSCLAGFIEPGESLEEAVRRETWEETGIEVGQVIYHSSQPWPVGPNTMPCQLMVGFFAYAKSLDIHVDKKELEDAQWHSREDVKKALTFAEYEKAQRSSALKVNQICKGAERGQSTSSDLSVESEEPAPMFVPGPYAIAHHLISSWAFEGAPKVPSSFSNL from the exons ATGGACACATGTATCGCCTCCTTCCCAGCTACCTCCAATCCAACCCAACAACCTCCGCCGGCGAGGCAGAGCGCCACCAACCAACCCGGGCTGCCGCCGGCCCACCGTGCCCCCCTCGCCATGTCCATCCACCTCCGCGCCCACGCCTTCGCGGCCAACCCGCTGCGCGGCCTCGCCGGCacgcgctcctccgccgccgtctcCCCCTCCGCGGCCGCCGAGGCCCTCCGCGCCCTCCTCGACggcgccgacgccgccgcccacaGCCACCTGTCCAGGGTCCTCCCGTTCCGACGCGGCCGCCCCCTCGCGCGCTCCCCGGACCCTCCCGCTCCTTCGTCGTCATCCTCGCCcccctcccccgcgccgccgccggcctggCGCCTCGCGTGGCTCCCGCCCTCGCGCGTCCCGGGCGTCCCCTCGGACGTCTTCGTGTTCCTGGGATCCcacggcggcgaggaggccgccgCCTACTGGGCCGTCGACGTCAGCGAGGTGGAGGGCGCCAGGTTCGGCGGCGCTGGGGAGGGGTCGGCGTTCGTCGACCTGAGGACGCTCATGGTGGCCGCCGACTGGAGGGACAAGGACGCCATGGGGGAGCTCGCCATCGCCGGCCAC GCTCGAGCACTGCTGGAATGGCACAACACGGCGAAATTCTGCGGAGCGTGCGGGGCAAAGGCAGTTCCCACCGAAGCTGGGACGCGGAAGCAGTGCAGCAACGAGTCCTGCAAGAAGAGGATATACCCACGAGTTGACCCC gttgtgattATGTTGGTCATTGATAAAGAAAATGACCGCGCTCTCTTAAGCCGGCAATCAAGATTTGTGCCCCGGATGTGGAGTTGTCTTGCTGGTTTTATAGAG CCAGGGGAAAGCTTGGAAGAGGCGGTGAGACGGGAAACATGGGAAGAAACTGGGATTGAAGTTGGGCAAGTCATTTACCACAGTTCTCAACCATGGCCTG TTGGGCCAAATACCATGCCATGCCAGCTGATGGTGGGTTTCTTTGCTTATGCAAAATCATTGGACATACATGTTGATAAAAAAGAGCTTGAAG ATGCCCAGTGGCACAGCCGTGAAGATGTCAAGAAAGCGCTAACGTTTGCCGAGTATGAGAAAGCCCAGAGATCAAGTGCGCTCAAGGTCAACCAGATATGCAAGGGCGCCGAGAGAGGGCAGAGCACCTCCTCCGACCTTAGCGTGGAGAGCGAGGAACCCGCTCCGATGTTCGTCCCGGGGCCCTACGCCATCGCTCATCACCTCATATCGTCGTGGGCCTTCGAAGGGGCGCCAAAGGTGCCCAGCTCCTTCTCCAACCTATGA